AGGTGAAATTAAAACAAATGGAACAAAATCTTATCCGGGGATTGTGCTGGGCCGGTATTTGGCCGATAAATTAAATGCAGACTTAGGTGACAAGGTTCAGTTGTTAAGTCCAAGCGGGATATCTCCATTACTAAGCAGGATGCCGGCTTTAAGAACTTTTCAAGTGACTGGATTATTTGAAACCGGAATATTTGAATTTGATGATGTTTTTGCATACGTTTCGATGAGGGAAGCCCAGCGTCTATTTGAAATGGGCAACAAAGTATCCGGCCTCGAGATAAAGCTGGATGATTTGAATAAAGCCGACGACGTGGCGACTAAAATCAAAGAACATTTAGGCTATCCTTATGCCGCGATAACCTGGTTTGACATGAATAAGAATCTTTTTTCCTGGATGCAGCTTGAAAAATGGGGGATGTTTATCATTTTAAGCTTGATTATAATAGTTGCAGCCTTTAATATCGTTAGTACCCTGATTATGATTGTTCTTGAGAAGACCAAAGAAATCGGTATTTTGAAATCCATGGGTGCGAGCTCGTCCGGAATTATGAAAATTTTTATGTTTGAAGGAATAATCGGCGGCGTGGTTGGAACGGGATTAGGGTGTATCATTGGATTCGTCGTTTGTTGGGCTCAAGAAAAATTTCAATTTTTTTCTTTGCCTCCGGATGTTTATATTATCAGCGCGCTACCGATTCTAATGAAAGCAAGGGATTTTATATTTATCGCTCTAGCGGCACTGTTCCTGTGTTTCATGGCGACATTTTATCCGGCCCGCAAAGCTGCCAAATTGGATCCGGTAGAGGCGATTCGTTACGAGTAAGCTAATGAGCGAAAACGGTAAGATCTTAGTAACTAAGAATTTGCATAAAACATATCAGATGGGGAGAACCAGTGTTCCTGTTCTGCAAGGAATCGATTTAGAAGTTAACCAAGCTCAAATTGTTGCGATTGTTGGGCCGTCCGGTGTTGGCAAAAGTACTCTGCTGCATATTTTAGGAACTTTAGATCGACCGAGCGAAGGAAACGTAACCATTGAAGGAACGGATGTTTTTAAATTTGATGAAAAGAAATTAGCCGACTTTCGTAATCGCACTGTCGGGTTTATTTTTCAATTTCATCATTTGATGCCCGAGTTTACTGCTCTGGAGAATGTAATGATGCCAGGTTTAATTGCCGGAAAGCCCAAAAAAAGAATTAGCGATCGCGCCAAATCGCTTTTAACCGAAGTCGGGTTGGAGCATCGGGTGAACCACCGGCCGGGAGAGCTTTCCGGGGGTGAAATGCAGCGGGTCGCCGTCGCTCGTGCCTTGATGAACGATCCGAAGTTGATTTTCGCAGATGAGCCCTCCGGTAATCTTGACCGGGCAGCCAGTGATGCTTTGCATGAGCTCTTGTGGAATTTGAGCCGGAAAGATAAACGAACACTAATAATCGTCACTCACAATCATGAGCTGGCTGAAAATGCTGATAAAGTGGTTGAGATTTGTGACGGAAGTATCAAAAATATACAATTTAACCAGATAGTGTAATATGTTGTGTCAATCGTGTGATCTTAATTCTGCGTCTGTGACAATTTCTTACCTTATTAATGATAAGAAGATTTCAATGAATCTCTGCAAAGAATGCGCTGAAAAGAAAGGCGTTGATAATCCCATGACTACTTTGCCTCAAATGTTCGGTAATTTTATCACTCAATTGCTGGGAGAGGACAGTTTAAAGCGGTCGAAACCCGATGATGATGTGAAATGCGATGCATGTGGATTAACCTGGGATTCTTTCGAAAAGACCGGTTTGTTCGGGTGTGATATTTGCTACCAAGTATTTAGCAAAGACTTAAATGTTATATTAAGACGCATTCATGGAAGTAACCAACACATCGGCAACCGGCCAAAATCACAAAGATATTTGATCGATGATTCTGAGTTAAAAAAAATAAAGTTAGAGCTTCAAGCGGCTGTTGCAAATGAAGACTTTGAGCTGGCCGCGGAACTGCGGGATATGATTCGAGATGCCCAATCATCACTTAATGAAAAAGTAGATGATGGAATTTTAAGATGAATGAAATTGGATCACATAAGAAAAGAATTCGGCCACAAAAATCGACCAACGTTTCCATAAAAGCGATCAATTCTACCAGCAAGGTTAATGATCTGCTGTGGAATTTCGGCAGTTGGTTGACTGAGGAAGACCAGTTCTCTGACATCATCATCTCTTCACGAATTAGATTGGCTCGTAATATTAAAGGATATCCATTTCCGAATCAGGCATCGAACAGCGAATTAAATATAGTACTAAAAAAAGTAAAAAATGCCTGCGAGAAATGTCATAGTTTAAGAAAAGCGAATTTTGTCGAAATAGAAAAACTTTCGGAATGGGACTGCAAGTATTTTGTTGAAAGAAGATTGGCCAGTCCGCAGTTCATTGAAAGCAAGGCTGCATCGTTGCTTGTCGTCGGGCCTCAGGAAAGTCTCAGCATCATGGTGAATGAAGAAGATCACTTGAGAATGCAATGTATTGAGGGCGGTTTAAAAATAAATCAGGCCTGGAAAAAAATACGATCTGTGGATGATGAGCTTGAGGAAAACCTGAATTTCAGTTATTCTCGTAAATTTGGATATTTGACCGCATGCCCCACCAACCTTGGAACCGGACTGCGGGTTTCGATTTTCGTCCATCTTCCTGCTCTTTCGATGCAAGGTAAAATAAATTCCGTCATGGAAACATTGCCCACCTCTGAAATAGCGGTGCGCGGATTTTACGGAGAAGGGACTGAATCGATCGGCAATATTTTTCAGATTTCCAATCAGCTAACCTTGGGAAGGACGGAGGAAAGCGTCGTGCAGCGCATAACCGCCACGGCCAAAAAATTGATTGAAATAGAAAGAAAAGCCAGGTACGAGCTTTTAGAAAAAGACTCGATAAAATTAGAGGACAGCGTATTTCGGGCTTTAGGTATTTTGAAGAATGCGCGAATAATTAGTTCGTTGGAATCAATGGATCTTTTATCTACACTCAGACTTGGCAGAGAATTAGAATTTATCAAGGATTTCAGCCGGCTTGCAATAAATCAGCTGATGGTTTTGGTACAGCCTGCCCATTTGCGAAAAATTTATGACGAAGATTTAAGTGCACAAGAGCGGGATATCATTCGTGCTGAATTTATAAGAGAGAATTTGTCAAATTTAGAATAAATTAAGTGAAATAGTACTAACCAAATATTTGTTAAAGCATAGGAAGAATACTTGAACCTTATAAAGTCATGGAGTCGGAAACATGAAAAATAATTTTTCCAGTAGAGTTCAAATGGTCATTCAATTTTCCCGTGAGGAGGCGTTGCGGCTCGGTCACGATTATATTGGCACTGAACATCTGCTTCTTGGATTGATTCGGGAGGGCGAGGGAATCGCTGTAGAAATTCTGCGCAATTTAGGGTGTGACTTAGACGAAATTAAACGCTCTGTTGAAGACTCGATCAAGTCTTCCGGTGAAACCATGACTATCGGTAACATTCCATTCACGAAACGGGCAGAAAAAATATTGAAGATGGCGTATGTCGAAGCTGAAAAATATAAATCCGACATCATCGGCACAGAGCATTTACTTTTGGCCCTCGTCAAAGAGAAAGACGGTGTTGCTGCCCAAGTAATGATGAGCTTTGACGTCACCTACGACACCGTGCGTGAAGAATTGGAAAATATTCTGCGCGGCGCTCCCACAAGCCGTGAAACAAGCCCACCAAAATCCAAGACTCCAGCGCTTGACCATTTTGGCCGCGATCTTACCGAGCTGGCCGGCAAAGGCGAGCTCGACCCGATTATCGGGCGAGACAATGAGATTCAAAGAGTGGCGCAAATCCTCAGCCGAAGAAAGAAAAATAATCCCGTCTTAATTGGCGAGCCGGGTGTTGGAAAAACTGCGATTGCAGAAGGTTTAGCGTTAAGGATAATTGAGCGAAAGGTTCCAAGAATTCTTCATAACAAACGGTTGGTTACTTTAGATTTGGGTGCAATTGTGGCAGGCACAAAATATCGCGGTCAATTCGAAGAAAGAATGAAAGCCATCATGACTGAGCTGCAGAAAGCAAAGGATGTGATTTTATTTATTGACGAGTTACACACAATCGTTGGCGCCGGTGGCGCCTCGGGTTCCCTGGATGCCTCGAACATGTTTAAACCTGCTCTGTCTCGCGGCGAGCTTCAGTGTATCGGCGCGACGACGTTAGATGAGTACCGCCAATACATTGAGAAAGACGGCGCCCTCGAAAGACGTTTCCAAAGAATCATGGTAGATCCGCCTTCACCGGCTGAGACGCTAAAGATACTTGAGGGCCTTCAGGAAAGGTACGAACAGCATCATAAAGTTAAATATTCTGAAGAAGCAATTACTGCAACAGTGAAATTATCTGAACGCTATATTTCAGATCGTTTCCTGCCGGATAAAGCGATTGATGTTTTAGATGAAACCGGTGCGCGTGTGCATTTAGCGAATATCGTGGTCCCCAAAGAGATCACCGATTTTGAAGAGGAGATTAAGGAAGTTAAGCAAGAGAAAGATTCTGTTATCAAAGAGCAGGAATTTGAGCGCGCCGCTGTTTTAAGAGACCGGGAAAAAAGACTGAATCGAAAATTAGATGCAGCCAAACGCCGTTGGAAAGATACCGAGGATGAGTTCCTTGCCACTGTCACCGAAGATGATATTGCTGAAGTTGTTTCCATGATGACGGGTATTCCGGTGATGAAGGTCGCCCAATCCGAGTCCGACAAAATCTTGCAGATGGAAGAAGAGCTGAAAAAGCATATTGTGGGTCAGGACGACGCCGTACATATTTTAAGCAAAGCGATTCGAAGAACAAGAGCCGGACTCAAAGATCCCAATCGGCCGATCGGTTCTTTTATTTTCTTAGGGCCGACCGGAGTTGGTAAAACACAGCTCGCCAAGGAACTTTCGCGGTACCTCTTCGAGGACGATGAATCGCTGATTAGACTTGACATGTCTGAGTACATGGAGAAATTTTCAGTCTCCAGGTTGACCGGCCCGCCTCCCGGGTATGTCGGCTATGAAGAAGGCGGCCAGCTGACGGAGAAAGTTAGGCGGCATCCTTACTCAGTGGTTTTATTTGACGAAATCGAGAAAGCGCACCCCGATGTTTTTAATATTTTGCTGCAAATTCTGGACGATGGCCAACTAACCGACGGCCTTGGAAGGAAAGTCGATTTCAAGAATACAATTTTGATTTTGACCTCGAATATCGGGGCAAGAGAGATAAGGAAAGGCTCAGGTATTGGCTTTTCGGCAGACGCTGACGGAATTGACTACGATGTGATGCGCAGCAAGATAATGGACGAAGTCAAGCGTTTGTTCAACCCGGAATTCATTAACCGTGTTGATGAGATTGCTGTTTTTCATTCATTGGACAAAAAGCACATGGTTCAAATCGTAGATATCGTGATGGATGAAATGCTCGACAAAGTTCAAGATCGCGAAATTGAAATTGAGCTTACCAAAGGCGCCAAGGAATTTGTGGCAGAACACGGGTTTGATCCGATGTATGGTGCCAGGCCGCTGAGAAGAACTATCCAGAAGTTTATTGAGGATCCAATCGCAGAAGAAATCCTGAAGGGCAAATTCAGGGACGGAAGCCAGATTCTGGTTAAGAAAAAAGGCGACGAATTAGATTTTACTGAGGTCAGCCGTAAAAGAATCAAAGCCAGTAAAAACAAGAATAAGCAAAAGCCTAAAACAGAAGAAGTTCAAGAATAGGTTTGCTTAATAAAATCAGACGCTAACCAAAAGCCGGGGATGAGTAAGTATTTTCGGGCTTTATTATCTCTTCTGTTTCAAATTTCCCTTGTTTCGCTTATTTTTCCTGTTTATATTGGGTCGATTTTGTGTTATGTTGTAGCGACACCGGATTTTCTCTTTTTAAAGCAACCGGAAATAGATGCTAATATCTAAAGCACACATCAAAGCTTTTCGTTCCATTTTCGAATTTACCATTCCAATCGAGCCCAAAATCACGCTTATGATCGGCCCGAATGAAAGCGGAAAAACCAATCTTCTCAGATCGTTGGAAGCTTTTAAACCCGGTTTTCCTTTCACTAATCATCACACTTGCCAATACTCAGATTACTACTACCAGGGAAAATGTCCCGAGATAACTTTGGAGTTTTCACAACTGTCTCGCGAAAATCGAAGAAGTCTAATTGCATTCCACAAGGCATTTAAGGACATCGAGAAATTTACTGTAAAGAAAGATGGCCCTGAACCCGCAGATTATCACCTTTATTTAAATAACGAAGAAGTCCCAGTTACCAACATGAAGAAATTCCTTGACCACCTGCCCAAGCTGCTCTATTTTGACAATATCTCCCTGCTCAAGAATCGCGTCGAACTGGAAACTCTCTATAATGGCGATAAAAAATATACGACCGAGCGAAACTTACTTCGGATAGGGGGCTTACACAATAATTTCGATCTGATTTTCGAGGATTCCACCAGGGGCCGCAGAGCGAGTGAAGAAGCCGGCCGGTTAATCACCCAGCAAATCCGGCGGGTTTGGTCTCAGGAACCGACCATTGAGATCAAGCTCAACGTTAACGGCAACGTTTTGTACGTCGATATTTCCGACGGCACCACTGTTTACGACACGCCGGAATCGCGCAGTCTTGGTTTTCGCTGGTACCTGTCATTTTATATTAACTTTATCGCCCAGACTTTTGAAGCTAAAGCCAATGAATTTGTTTTTCTTTTGGATGAGCCGGGGATTCATCTGCATCCTTCCGGCCAAAAAGATCTGACAAAAGTCATGGAAGACCTGGCGATTAAAAATCAGCTTCTTTTCACCACCCACTCTCCTTTCATGATCAACAGAGAATACCCGCAAAGAGTTCGCCTGGTAACGAAAGGCAGGGAAGGCACAAAAATTGACCCCTACGCCTATCGCGACAACTGGAAACCGTTGCGCCGGTCAATTGGGCTCAAAATTGGCGACCTTTTCTTTTTTAATGATAATAGCCTTATCCTTGAAGTTCCCTCCAAAAAAATTCCTTTTATGAGACGATTTCAGTTCTTCAGAACTCACGAAAGCAAGAATAACAGCTAATCCAGCCAAAATGGCTTCCCAAC
This candidate division KSB1 bacterium DNA region includes the following protein-coding sequences:
- a CDS encoding lipoprotein-releasing ABC transporter permease subunit; translation: MAYEFFIAKRYLKSKRKTGFISLITYISTIGVMIGVAALIIVLSIMNGFESEVRSRIIGVGAHIELRTYHDEGIEDYKNITKKIETFEHISGISPYIEDKALVYTAKKKKSGAAIKGIDPQTIGQVSDIEDRIVYGIFEVGEIKTNGTKSYPGIVLGRYLADKLNADLGDKVQLLSPSGISPLLSRMPALRTFQVTGLFETGIFEFDDVFAYVSMREAQRLFEMGNKVSGLEIKLDDLNKADDVATKIKEHLGYPYAAITWFDMNKNLFSWMQLEKWGMFIILSLIIIVAAFNIVSTLIMIVLEKTKEIGILKSMGASSSGIMKIFMFEGIIGGVVGTGLGCIIGFVVCWAQEKFQFFSLPPDVYIISALPILMKARDFIFIALAALFLCFMATFYPARKAAKLDPVEAIRYE
- a CDS encoding ABC transporter ATP-binding protein, translated to MSENGKILVTKNLHKTYQMGRTSVPVLQGIDLEVNQAQIVAIVGPSGVGKSTLLHILGTLDRPSEGNVTIEGTDVFKFDEKKLADFRNRTVGFIFQFHHLMPEFTALENVMMPGLIAGKPKKRISDRAKSLLTEVGLEHRVNHRPGELSGGEMQRVAVARALMNDPKLIFADEPSGNLDRAASDALHELLWNLSRKDKRTLIIVTHNHELAENADKVVEICDGSIKNIQFNQIV
- a CDS encoding UvrB/UvrC motif-containing protein, translating into MNLCKECAEKKGVDNPMTTLPQMFGNFITQLLGEDSLKRSKPDDDVKCDACGLTWDSFEKTGLFGCDICYQVFSKDLNVILRRIHGSNQHIGNRPKSQRYLIDDSELKKIKLELQAAVANEDFELAAELRDMIRDAQSSLNEKVDDGILR
- a CDS encoding protein arginine kinase, producing MNEIGSHKKRIRPQKSTNVSIKAINSTSKVNDLLWNFGSWLTEEDQFSDIIISSRIRLARNIKGYPFPNQASNSELNIVLKKVKNACEKCHSLRKANFVEIEKLSEWDCKYFVERRLASPQFIESKAASLLVVGPQESLSIMVNEEDHLRMQCIEGGLKINQAWKKIRSVDDELEENLNFSYSRKFGYLTACPTNLGTGLRVSIFVHLPALSMQGKINSVMETLPTSEIAVRGFYGEGTESIGNIFQISNQLTLGRTEESVVQRITATAKKLIEIERKARYELLEKDSIKLEDSVFRALGILKNARIISSLESMDLLSTLRLGRELEFIKDFSRLAINQLMVLVQPAHLRKIYDEDLSAQERDIIRAEFIRENLSNLE
- a CDS encoding ATP-dependent Clp protease ATP-binding subunit yields the protein MKNNFSSRVQMVIQFSREEALRLGHDYIGTEHLLLGLIREGEGIAVEILRNLGCDLDEIKRSVEDSIKSSGETMTIGNIPFTKRAEKILKMAYVEAEKYKSDIIGTEHLLLALVKEKDGVAAQVMMSFDVTYDTVREELENILRGAPTSRETSPPKSKTPALDHFGRDLTELAGKGELDPIIGRDNEIQRVAQILSRRKKNNPVLIGEPGVGKTAIAEGLALRIIERKVPRILHNKRLVTLDLGAIVAGTKYRGQFEERMKAIMTELQKAKDVILFIDELHTIVGAGGASGSLDASNMFKPALSRGELQCIGATTLDEYRQYIEKDGALERRFQRIMVDPPSPAETLKILEGLQERYEQHHKVKYSEEAITATVKLSERYISDRFLPDKAIDVLDETGARVHLANIVVPKEITDFEEEIKEVKQEKDSVIKEQEFERAAVLRDREKRLNRKLDAAKRRWKDTEDEFLATVTEDDIAEVVSMMTGIPVMKVAQSESDKILQMEEELKKHIVGQDDAVHILSKAIRRTRAGLKDPNRPIGSFIFLGPTGVGKTQLAKELSRYLFEDDESLIRLDMSEYMEKFSVSRLTGPPPGYVGYEEGGQLTEKVRRHPYSVVLFDEIEKAHPDVFNILLQILDDGQLTDGLGRKVDFKNTILILTSNIGAREIRKGSGIGFSADADGIDYDVMRSKIMDEVKRLFNPEFINRVDEIAVFHSLDKKHMVQIVDIVMDEMLDKVQDREIEIELTKGAKEFVAEHGFDPMYGARPLRRTIQKFIEDPIAEEILKGKFRDGSQILVKKKGDELDFTEVSRKRIKASKNKNKQKPKTEEVQE
- a CDS encoding AAA family ATPase; amino-acid sequence: MLISKAHIKAFRSIFEFTIPIEPKITLMIGPNESGKTNLLRSLEAFKPGFPFTNHHTCQYSDYYYQGKCPEITLEFSQLSRENRRSLIAFHKAFKDIEKFTVKKDGPEPADYHLYLNNEEVPVTNMKKFLDHLPKLLYFDNISLLKNRVELETLYNGDKKYTTERNLLRIGGLHNNFDLIFEDSTRGRRASEEAGRLITQQIRRVWSQEPTIEIKLNVNGNVLYVDISDGTTVYDTPESRSLGFRWYLSFYINFIAQTFEAKANEFVFLLDEPGIHLHPSGQKDLTKVMEDLAIKNQLLFTTHSPFMINREYPQRVRLVTKGREGTKIDPYAYRDNWKPLRRSIGLKIGDLFFFNDNSLILEVPSKKIPFMRRFQFFRTHESKNNS